Proteins from a genomic interval of Polaribacter sejongensis:
- a CDS encoding AraC family transcriptional regulator, translated as MKLVLKKSDTPVNKKLDIYTRDVPCLDAAWHYHKEFELLYISKSNGIRFVGDSVAPFFAGDLVLVGSYLPHLWRNDPSYYEEESTKEVKTIVTKFTDDFLGNEILQMPDFYNVKKILEECKFGLSFGENVSKFLHNDIMSLPRLSSTEKHIKILSILHKLSLVDKKDKTVLSSSDMRQTTTTESSERIDTVLKFISDNYASSISLDDISNVACMTTNSFCRFFKKMTNKSFTQFLNEIRIRNASRILVQENLPVSEICYIVGFNSITNFNKQFKQIMGSTPKKFREDI; from the coding sequence ATGAAACTCGTATTAAAAAAATCTGATACCCCTGTAAATAAAAAACTAGACATTTATACAAGAGATGTTCCTTGTTTAGATGCTGCGTGGCATTATCATAAAGAATTCGAATTACTGTATATTTCTAAAAGTAACGGAATTCGTTTTGTAGGTGATAGTGTTGCTCCTTTTTTTGCAGGAGATTTAGTTTTGGTTGGGTCTTATCTGCCACATTTGTGGAGGAATGATCCTTCTTATTACGAAGAAGAAAGTACCAAAGAGGTAAAGACTATTGTAACTAAATTTACAGACGATTTTTTAGGAAATGAGATTCTTCAAATGCCAGATTTTTACAACGTAAAAAAAATATTAGAAGAATGTAAGTTTGGTTTGTCTTTTGGAGAAAATGTGAGTAAGTTTTTACATAACGATATTATGTCACTTCCAAGATTGTCATCAACAGAAAAGCACATTAAAATTTTAAGTATTTTACATAAATTATCTTTGGTTGATAAAAAAGATAAAACAGTTTTATCATCCTCAGACATGAGGCAGACAACAACCACTGAAAGTTCTGAGCGTATAGATACGGTTTTAAAATTTATATCAGATAACTATGCTTCTAGTATTAGTTTAGACGATATTTCTAATGTTGCTTGCATGACAACAAATTCTTTTTGTAGGTTTTTTAAAAAAATGACGAATAAATCATTTACCCAGTTTTTAAATGAAATTCGTATTCGAAATGCTTCTAGAATCTTGGTGCAAGAAAATTTACCAGTTTCAGAAATCTGTTATATTGTTGGTTTTAATTCAATTACTAATTTTAATAAACAATTTAAACAGATAATGGGTTCTACTCCAAAGAAGTTTAGAGAAGATATCTAG